A window of Bacillus sp. 2205SS5-2 genomic DNA:
AATAGCAAGACCAGAAGATATTATTGGGAAAAACACAGTGTCAGCTATGCAAGCTGGAATTTTATATGGTTATGTGGGACAGGTAGACGGAATTGTTCTTAGAATGAAAGAGCAAAGTAAAAGAGAACCTCTTGTCATCGCAACAGGAGGATTAGCCACCTTAATAGCCAAAGAAACGGATGTAATCGATGTGGTAGACCCGTTCTTAACGCTAAAGGGATTGAGTTTGATTTATAAACGTAATTTACAATAGAAGGAGTTTACAATATGGGTGATTATTTAGTTAAAGCATTAGCATATGAGGGTCAAGTTAGAGCGTATGCAATTAACAGTACGGAGACGGTTGCGGAAGCTCAAAGACGACATCAAACATGGCCAACCGCTTCAGCGGCACTTGGTCGTTCCATGAGTGCAGGTGTAATGATGGGTGCTATGCTTAAAGGCGAAGCGAAGTTAACGATTAAAATTGAAGGCGATGGTCCTTTAGGACTTATTCTCGTTGACAGTAATGCTAAAGGGGAAGTCAGAGGGTATGTTGCAAATCCGCAAACTCATATTGAAGAGCGTAATCAAGAAGGAAAATTAAATGTTGGTGCTGCAGTTGGTTCAACGGGAACACTTACTGTGGTAAAAGATCTAGGTCTTAGAGACAATTTCTCAGGACAAGTACCCCTTGTATCAGGAGAACTAGGGGAAGATTTCACTTACTATTTTGTGACAAGTGAACAGGTACCTTCATCTGTCGGCGTAGGAGTGCTTGTCAATCCCGACAATTCGATTTTAGCTGCAGGAGGATTCATCATTCAACTCTTACCAAAAACAAATGAGAGTGTAATAAAAGATATTGAAAAACGCCTCAGTTCAATGTTGCCTGTCTCTACACTCATTGAAAAAGGATTAACTCCTGAACAACTATTG
This region includes:
- the hslO gene encoding Hsp33 family molecular chaperone HslO; translated protein: MGDYLVKALAYEGQVRAYAINSTETVAEAQRRHQTWPTASAALGRSMSAGVMMGAMLKGEAKLTIKIEGDGPLGLILVDSNAKGEVRGYVANPQTHIEERNQEGKLNVGAAVGSTGTLTVVKDLGLRDNFSGQVPLVSGELGEDFTYYFVTSEQVPSSVGVGVLVNPDNSILAAGGFIIQLLPKTNESVIKDIEKRLSSMLPVSTLIEKGLTPEQLLGEVLGENNVKVLEKMPISFECHCSKERFSAALISLGKQEIQEIIDEEEQAEAHCHFCNNKYHFSKEELEQLREEAN